In Paenibacillus xylanilyticus, the genomic window CTGCTGACGCGGTGTTGAAGGAATTGTCACACCATTATCGAATTGGCATTATTGCCAATCAGAGTCCAGGGACAGCTGAGCGCCTGGAGAGCTACGGTCTGCGGAAGTACGTGGATGTACTGGCATGTTCGGCAGAAGAAGGTGTATCGAAGCCGGATCCGGAACTCTATGCTGTGGCTTTGAAGCAGGCGGGATGTGAACCCGAGGAAGCAGTCATGATTGGGGATCGGATTGATAACGATATCATTCCTGCCAAGAAGCTGGGGATGCGAACGATTCGGATTTTGCAGGGCTATGGACGATTTCAGCCTGAGCTGGAGGGCCAAGAGCGTGCAGACTGGACCATCGAAGCGTTGGAACAGCTTATTCCACTGCTTGTGCCTTCTGAGGGTTAGTGGATAAAATTAAAAAAAGATGACTTTCGTGTCATTAAATAAAGGACAAGGCAAGTGTACGGCAAAGCTAAAAGGCTGATCCCTTCAAGTATATTCTTGAGGAGGGATCAGCCTTTTTTTATAAATCTATAGTAAGAGGGAGACGGTTTTAGCGCATATATAGATTAAAACAGCATGATGGTTTGGATAATCAGATAAACGTTCAGAACCACAATTACGGCAGCGATGATCCAAGAGACGACTTTGAGCCACAGTTTGTTGGCGAATGCGCCCATGCTTTTTTTGTCACTCGTAAACATCACAAGTGGAATAACGGCAAAAGGCAGCTGCAAGGATAGAATCACTTGGCTCAAAATCAGCAGCTCTTCCGTACCATGTTCGCCGGCGATAGCCGTCACAATAACGGCAGGGATGATCGCAATTAATCGGGTCACGAGCCGGCGGAGCCAAGCCGGAATCCGAATGTTCAGGAAACCTTCCATAACAATCTGTCCGGACAGTGTACCTGTAAGCGTAGAGTTCTGACCTGAGGCCAGCAGAGCGACACCAAACAGGATACTTGCAATGGTTGTGCCCAGCAGAGGTGTGAGCAAGTGATAAGCATCTGCAATCTCAGCAACCTGTGTCATGCCTGCGCTGTGAAATACAGCGGCTGACACAATGAGTATGGCAGCGTTGATAAACAGGGCCAGGGTCAAAGCGATCGTTGAATCCATAGTGGAGTAACGAATGGCTTCTCTTTTCCCTTGAGTTGTCTGTTCGATCTGCCGGGTCTGCACGATGGACGAATGCAAGTACAGATTGTGCGGCATAACCGTTGCTCCAATGATTCCGATGGCGATATACAGCATCGCTGGATTCGTTAGTATCTCGGCACTTGGAACAAAGCCGGTGAGCACTCCGCCCATATCCGGTTTGGCAAGAAACAGATCAATCCCGAAGCAGAGGGCGATGGTTGCCATCAGTACAATGACCAGTGTTTCCAGCGCGCGGAAGCCTTTATTTTGCAGCAAAAGGATAATCAGAACATCCACAGCCGTAATAATGACGCCGTATAACATCGGAATGTTGAATAGAAGCTTCAGTGCGATTGCTGAACCGATGACCTCAGCCAAATCTGTAGCAGCAATGGCCAATTCACACAAGACCCAGAGCATAATGACAACCGGCATACTGAACCGTTCGCGGCAGGCTTGAGCCAGATCCCGTCCAGTTACAATACCAAGCTTGCCTGCAAGTGACTGCAGTACGACGGCCATAAGGTTAGAGATTAAAATAACGGATAATAGCGTATAACCGAACTGGGAACCCCCGGCAATATCTGTTGCCCAGTTACCCGGGTCCATATAGCCGACAGCGACCAGATAACCTGGGCCGACAAAGGCGAGGAATTTTTTCCACCAGGCAGCGTTTTTCGGAACCTTCATAGAGCTGTGTGCTTCTCCGAGGGAGGGAGCCATGCCTGCTGCGGCCAATTGTTCAGCCGAAGGAGAGCTGAATGGATTTTTTTTACTCATAAATGTTCACCTGACTTCTTAATAATAATCGTATTGATGCTCCGTATGATGAAGACCTGGGTCATTCACTTTTATATGTCTAAAAATATATGTTGTTACTTACATTGTACTCATTCAATAATTTTTGTCTAGTGCAACTTTTATGTAGATGGACAAAATGAGAAGCGGGTGGAGTCAGGCTCTTAGTATATTACCCAACTTCAAAAAAATTACCTGTATATCATAGGTGGCGTTATGCTGATGAAAGCCAGATGCATGAAAAAGACAAAGATGCAGAAGCTGATGAAGTAACCCAAATCCGTTTCAAATTGAGCCAGAAGTTTAAATTGAATTGTAGGCAGCAAAAATATTGGTGTAAAAGGAGAGATTCTAATGGAAGCTTTATATACAGCAACTGCGACAGTCAAAGGTGGACGTACAGGTTCGGTAACTTCATCGGATGGAGTCCTTAAACATGATCTGAAAATGCCAAAAGAGCTGGGTGGATCCGGCGGTGAAGGTACGAACCCTGAGCAGCTCTTTGCCGCAGGATATGGTGCATGTTACGAAAGTGCTCTTGCCAACGTGGCACGTAAAGCTGGCGTTAAACTGGAAGATGTGACTGTAACAAGTAATGTATCCATTGGAAAAGACCCTGCGGATGACGGATTCCAGTTGTCGGTGCGGCTGGATGTAAGCATGCCGGGTGTGGATCATAGTCAGGCAGAGGATCTGGCTCGCAAAGCTCATGATTTTTGCCCTTATTCCAAAGCGACTCGCGGGAATATTGATGTCGTATTGAACGTGGTGTAAACCGAAAAAACCCGCTGAAGTAACGGGAGAGGTAAATGAAGCAGGCTATCATGGATACCTGTTGTTTGGTACAAGCCCTGCTGGCTAACGGCAGGGTTTTGTATTTAAAATCAGAAGACATGCAGGAGATTGCAGGTTTAATCGCGTACTCTTTTACATAATTATACTCTTGCTTCATGCCAGGCATCTGAAAAAGGGGGAATGCAAATGAGTATTGAAGAGATGATTGAGCGAAGGTTTGTATGTACGAAATGTCGGGGAACGGATTGCAACATCAAGGAAGTATCCATGTCCGGGGCTGGTCTTAGCAAAATGTTCGATATTCAGCATAACCATTATTTGTTCGTAGCCTGTTCCTCCTGTGGTTATGTGGAAGTATTCGACCCCGATGTACTGAAAGGCAAAAAGCAGGGGCAGGTAGGCACGATATTGGATATTTTGTTCGGCGGATAGTGTGGCATAACTTGGTGGGTATGGAATCAATTCAAAATAACCTGGGAGGTTCGTGCTCCCTGAGTTGACATCGAACTAAAATTTCTTTAATATGACTTAGTACTGAGAAAAGTCATGCAGGAAACAAATTTGAATTGACAGGTGATATCCATGTCTTATAGACCACGTATTGCAAAATTGCAAGTAGCCAGCAAAAACGAAAATGACGGATTGTATGAATTTACGATGAAGCTGGTAGATGGCACACAGTGCCGCGTATTCTACTCCAAATCTCCGGAATGGAAGATGACAGCGATCAGCCGTCTGCAGAAAACGCCTTGTCCCGTATGCCGCAAAGATTTCATTTGCAAATGCATGGACCAATGGGCAGGAGACCTGCACCAACAAATGATTGAAGATGAGTGGATGGAAAAGGCAATTGCTGAGTAATTGCCCAAACAGATACGAGCGTAGGCTTTAGAGCCTGCGCTCTTTTTCTATTCAATTCCTATTGAGTCGTATAAATTTGGAGGATAGCCGAACGTGAAGGTGAAAAGTGGGTAAGTTAATCTAACAGCATAAATGAGGAGGCTTCAATTATGACATCAATTCGAGCGGATGAGCATGAGGGACACCCGATTGTACTCGTGGACGGGGTTTGTCACTTTTGCCAAGGATTAACCAAATGGATTATCAAACGTGATCCGGAAGGGAAATATCATTTTGCATCGCTCCAATCCGATGTAGCCAAGGACTTGCTGAAGAAAGGAAATCTGTCTACAGACAGCATGGATACGTTTGTACTTATCGAAAATGGCCGTTACTATACACGTTCGACAGCTGCACTGCGGCTGGCCAAAGGTCTGAAATTTCCGTATCCATTATTATATGTCTTTATTATTGTGCCCAAATTCATTCGTAATGCCGTATATAACTGGGTGGCTCGTAATCGTTACCGGTGGTTTGGCAAGGACGAAGCGTGTATGCTGCCGACACCCGAGATCAAGAATCGGTTTTTGTAAATCGTACTTGAGAACGCATGTACCACAAACATGATTAATAAAGGAAACATTTGGGTAATGAATACGGATCACATCTATTTTGGGAGGACAAACAGTTGAAGAAGTGGATGACATTCATTATCGGGGCATTATTGGCAGTAAGCCTGACAGCATGCGGTGACGATGCGGATAACACTACTGTAACGCCGCCGGCTGGCAACGAAGCAACAAACGAGGGCAATACACCTGCAGAGCAGGGAACACAGATCCCTACACTGGAAGAATTGATTACCAAAACGAATGAAGCAGCCAAGGAATTGAAAAGCTTCTCGAGCGATGCAACCATTGATCAGAATTTGAAGCTGGAGGCTGGCGAACAGTCACAGGATCAGCAGGTAAAAACAATAATGAAGATGGACATCATCAAGGATCCGATGATGATCTATCAAGAGATGAACATGGAAATGTCGGGGCAGGAAGCACAAAATGTGAAGCAGTACATTACTTCCGATGCCATCTATTCGCAGGTAGGAGAACAATGGGTTAAAATCCCTGATGATCAAACGAAGCAGCTGATTGAGCAAATGCAATCAAGCCTGAACCCTGAAGAAGAATTGGACCAATTCAATAAAATTGCGGAAGATACCAAGATCACCGAAGAGGGCGACAATTATGTCATTACCGCGGACGTATCTGGTGATAACGTGAAGGAACTGGCTCAATCCGTCATGGAGCAGAATGGAACGGACGCCCAGACACAAGCGATGCTTGAGCAGATGAATATTACAAGCATGCAAATGAAATATATGGTGAACAAGGAGACGTATCTTCCGGTTGGTACCGACGTGAATATGGTGATGGAGATGGAGCAGGAAGGCCAGAAAATGACCATGGACATGAAGATGACCAGCACCTTCTCCAACCATAACCAGGTAGAAGAGATTGAGATTCCACAGGAAGCATTGGACAGCGCGAAATAGGAAAAGTTCAAACTTGCTGCAAGCAAAAAACGTCCTTTTTTGAATCCATGCAACGTGGTTCTATTTGAAAACATCTTTGATTCAAGTTTGTGTGACCCCAGAGAGGTTACCCGCTTGGATCGAAGGTGTTTTTCTGTTTGCCACAACTGGTCAGGAAGCACAAAGGTATAGTATAGTCGTGTAAGCGGTTGACGTTTCTTATCAATATCATATGATTGGAAGGAGAATTACGCGATGATTGAATATGCTCATATACATCATGTTAGCCTGGCTGTGCGTGATCTGGATGTTGCCAAACAATTTTATACCGGACTGCTAGGTATGCAGGAAATTGAACGTCCGCCTTTCCGCTCTACTGGCACATGGTACGCGATTGGCAGTCAGCAGCTGCATCTGCTCCAGCACCCGCAAGGACATACACTGCGTGAGGCGGGAATTGATACGACGGATGGTCACTTTGCCATCTGGGTGAAAAGTCACAACGAAACGATAGCCTGGCTGGAACAGCAGGGAATTGAGTATGAAGCGAGACCGGATAGTGTTGCAGGGTTCGCACAGATTTTCGTTCTTGATCCGGATCGTAACATTATTGAATTTGATGCACCTTATCATTCATAAAGGATGGAAGCATCCGAATGTTAATTGTATAAATCTCTTGCTCGTCCAGAAATTGTATGCTATATTATCCATACATTCATAGCACGTGACGGAAGCACCGTCCATAATCTTGCATAATACATGCGGATCATGGTCGGTGTTTTTTTGTGCTTTTCTACAGGGAGGGGAGGAGAAATTGATCGTGCTGAAGGCAGTACTTGCTTCAAAAGACAAGGAGTATGTCAGTGCCTGGCTTGATTTTGTTCAGGAGAGTTCATTTGGTGCAGCAATGCGATTTACTGCCTTTTCACAATGGGAATCGTTTCACGAGTATATGCATGAACATGAAGGACAGGAACAGCCGGATCTGGTTATTGCAGAACCTGAGTTTCTGAATCCCTGGCTGGAAAGTATGGGTGAAAGTCCGGGTGTGCCTTGGCTGCTTCTCAGTGAAGGTCATGAGGAGGTGGAGGAAGACAGACGTTTAATGAAATATCAACCTCTGCCTGCATTGTTGGATACCGTTCTGAATGCAAGTCGGCAGCCTCGTCGCAAAAAGGTACACCGTCCAGGGCAGCAAACCCTTTCCATTGGAGTGGTGTCAGCTTCGGGAGGAAGCGGCAAGACAGCAGTGTCACTGCATATGGCCAAGCAGCTCGGTTTGGCAGGCTACACCGTACTCTATCTTAATCTGGAAGCGCTGGATAGCGTGCAGCCGTTCCTGGAGAAGGGATTATCCCGAAGTATACAGCGTGTTCCGGATGCCGAAACCGGGCTGTCTAGGCTGCTGTATGATCTTAAGGTCGGGAGGAAGGAGTCGGGCAAGCGCGGGCAGGTGACTACGCTGGCTCCCTCGAAGGGCATAGATGGTTACGTGCTTCGTCATGATGGACTGAAGGCAGACGTGTTCTGGCCCTTATCTAACCGGAAGGAACTGCTGCAGATGTCGTGTGAAGATACGACAGGGCTCGTTCATTATTTGTCTGCTTCCGGGCACTATGACGTGTTGATTCTGGATGGAGACTCCGGTTGGGACGAACGCAGTCAAGGCATTTTGAAAGCGGCAGATGCCTTGGTATGGCTGGTTGAAGATGACCTGTCTGCCATGCACCGGTGGGGCCAATGGCTGGCGCATGCAGAGCGGACTGAGCCTGACTTGGTTGAACGTGTACTGGATCGTGCCCGCTTTGTGGTAAACAAATACCGAGACAGCGTAGTCAATGCCGTTCCACGACCTGAGCTGCAGCTGGATGCAGTGCTGCCTTATATTCCTTCCTGGAAGCAGCTTCACCAGGAGGAAGTGCTGCTAAGCTCTCCCATATTTCAGCGTGAGGTAAAAAGGCTGTGTGCCATGCTTGTACAGGACGGAGAGGATGATCTGAAGCAGACGGGGCGCATCCATAAGGGAGATGGGTGGGCATGATGAGTGATGCATCCCGTAGAGTTTTGGAACGTGAAGATCAATTTCAGAATATGCGCCGCGAAGTCAGGGCAGGCCTTGACTTAACGTCTTCAGCGGGGGACAAGGAGCTGTGGCAGGGGATTGAACGGAAGGTGTTATCAGATCCGGAACTGGGTGACCTGACATCTGGAGAAAGACATGCGCTGGTGCAGAGGCTGTTTGATTCGTTTCGCGGGTTGGATATTCTTCAACCTCTGGTGGATCATCCTGACATTACGGAGATTATGATTAATAGTCATCGGGAGATCTTTGTCGAGCAGGAAGGGGAAGTTAGCCAAATTCAGCTCGAATTCGAATCCAGAGAACGGCTGGAGGATATCATCCAGATGATCGTCTCCGGGGTGAACCGGATCGTGAATGAGTCTTCTCCCATTGTGGATGCGCGGCTCAAGGACGGTTCGCGGGTCAATATTGTGCTGCCGCCGATTGCGCTAAAAGGTCCTACCATGACGATCCGGAAGTTCCCAAGTGAACCGATGACCATGTCGGACCTTATTGGAAAAGGTGCCCTGCATGAGGAGGCAGCAGAGCTGCTGCAGCAGCTGGTACGCAGCAAATTCAATATCTTCATCGGAGGCGGAACCGGGTCAGGGAAAACGACCTTTCTGAATGCATTATCACAGTTCATCCCTCCGGATGAACGAATTATTACGATTGAAGATTCCGCCGAGCTGCAGATTGTCACGGTGCCGAATCTGGTGTCGCTGGAGACGCGGAACGCCAATACCGAGGGCAAGGGTGAGATCTCCATCCGGGATCTGATCAAGTCTTCACTGCGGATGAGACCCAACCGCATTGTAATCG contains:
- a CDS encoding zinc ribbon domain-containing protein — translated: MSIEEMIERRFVCTKCRGTDCNIKEVSMSGAGLSKMFDIQHNHYLFVACSSCGYVEVFDPDVLKGKKQGQVGTILDILFGG
- a CDS encoding thiol-disulfide oxidoreductase DCC family protein, producing the protein MTSIRADEHEGHPIVLVDGVCHFCQGLTKWIIKRDPEGKYHFASLQSDVAKDLLKKGNLSTDSMDTFVLIENGRYYTRSTAALRLAKGLKFPYPLLYVFIIVPKFIRNAVYNWVARNRYRWFGKDEACMLPTPEIKNRFL
- a CDS encoding CpaF family protein, which translates into the protein MSDASRRVLEREDQFQNMRREVRAGLDLTSSAGDKELWQGIERKVLSDPELGDLTSGERHALVQRLFDSFRGLDILQPLVDHPDITEIMINSHREIFVEQEGEVSQIQLEFESRERLEDIIQMIVSGVNRIVNESSPIVDARLKDGSRVNIVLPPIALKGPTMTIRKFPSEPMTMSDLIGKGALHEEAAELLQQLVRSKFNIFIGGGTGSGKTTFLNALSQFIPPDERIITIEDSAELQIVTVPNLVSLETRNANTEGKGEISIRDLIKSSLRMRPNRIVIGEVRGAEALDMLQAMNTGHDGSLSTGHANNISDMISRLETMVLSGAELPISVVRQQISSAIDIFVHLSRLRDRSRRVTEISEVIGMKDGEVLLNPLFRFQERDEREGRIIGGLVQVGKLKQVEKIQMAGLGEWLSEYIDRYHNELEDSDNRVN
- a CDS encoding ParA family protein, whose translation is MLKAVLASKDKEYVSAWLDFVQESSFGAAMRFTAFSQWESFHEYMHEHEGQEQPDLVIAEPEFLNPWLESMGESPGVPWLLLSEGHEEVEEDRRLMKYQPLPALLDTVLNASRQPRRKKVHRPGQQTLSIGVVSASGGSGKTAVSLHMAKQLGLAGYTVLYLNLEALDSVQPFLEKGLSRSIQRVPDAETGLSRLLYDLKVGRKESGKRGQVTTLAPSKGIDGYVLRHDGLKADVFWPLSNRKELLQMSCEDTTGLVHYLSASGHYDVLILDGDSGWDERSQGILKAADALVWLVEDDLSAMHRWGQWLAHAERTEPDLVERVLDRARFVVNKYRDSVVNAVPRPELQLDAVLPYIPSWKQLHQEEVLLSSPIFQREVKRLCAMLVQDGEDDLKQTGRIHKGDGWA
- a CDS encoding HAD family hydrolase, which gives rise to MPDVRGLKWLFFDVGDTLVDEWEPVDDIIGQFVKEACLLGYPVKIEEVREIFASCYRNYEQWPMRVAIRTLISDERHREKIQEKLKFRKELEKPFASADAVLKELSHHYRIGIIANQSPGTAERLESYGLRKYVDVLACSAEEGVSKPDPELYAVALKQAGCEPEEAVMIGDRIDNDIIPAKKLGMRTIRILQGYGRFQPELEGQERADWTIEALEQLIPLLVPSEG
- a CDS encoding organic hydroperoxide resistance protein; this encodes MEALYTATATVKGGRTGSVTSSDGVLKHDLKMPKELGGSGGEGTNPEQLFAAGYGACYESALANVARKAGVKLEDVTVTSNVSIGKDPADDGFQLSVRLDVSMPGVDHSQAEDLARKAHDFCPYSKATRGNIDVVLNVV
- a CDS encoding Nramp family divalent metal transporter → MAPSLGEAHSSMKVPKNAAWWKKFLAFVGPGYLVAVGYMDPGNWATDIAGGSQFGYTLLSVILISNLMAVVLQSLAGKLGIVTGRDLAQACRERFSMPVVIMLWVLCELAIAATDLAEVIGSAIALKLLFNIPMLYGVIITAVDVLIILLLQNKGFRALETLVIVLMATIALCFGIDLFLAKPDMGGVLTGFVPSAEILTNPAMLYIAIGIIGATVMPHNLYLHSSIVQTRQIEQTTQGKREAIRYSTMDSTIALTLALFINAAILIVSAAVFHSAGMTQVAEIADAYHLLTPLLGTTIASILFGVALLASGQNSTLTGTLSGQIVMEGFLNIRIPAWLRRLVTRLIAIIPAVIVTAIAGEHGTEELLILSQVILSLQLPFAVIPLVMFTSDKKSMGAFANKLWLKVVSWIIAAVIVVLNVYLIIQTIMLF
- a CDS encoding DUF6612 family protein; protein product: MKKWMTFIIGALLAVSLTACGDDADNTTVTPPAGNEATNEGNTPAEQGTQIPTLEELITKTNEAAKELKSFSSDATIDQNLKLEAGEQSQDQQVKTIMKMDIIKDPMMIYQEMNMEMSGQEAQNVKQYITSDAIYSQVGEQWVKIPDDQTKQLIEQMQSSLNPEEELDQFNKIAEDTKITEEGDNYVITADVSGDNVKELAQSVMEQNGTDAQTQAMLEQMNITSMQMKYMVNKETYLPVGTDVNMVMEMEQEGQKMTMDMKMTSTFSNHNQVEEIEIPQEALDSAK
- a CDS encoding VOC family protein → MIEYAHIHHVSLAVRDLDVAKQFYTGLLGMQEIERPPFRSTGTWYAIGSQQLHLLQHPQGHTLREAGIDTTDGHFAIWVKSHNETIAWLEQQGIEYEARPDSVAGFAQIFVLDPDRNIIEFDAPYHS